Proteins from a single region of Sesamum indicum cultivar Zhongzhi No. 13 linkage group LG5, S_indicum_v1.0, whole genome shotgun sequence:
- the LOC105162865 gene encoding uncharacterized protein LOC105162865 — translation MASATKLSVVLFFACSLFVQRSLAMECGSLPKNVCLFAIMTSGEDEDHVNSCQKLCGVDHLIADGVSPEGCFSKDFIRDMCSPACCDNCRGVVALFAKVAEHQGQHLPQLCEKHAGHPHAHRAVYEVSSSDDGVAATPAAAPQAADAPMADAPATAFDDDYA, via the exons ATGGCTTCTGCGACAAAACTCTCCGTTGTTCTCTTCTTCGCTTGCTCTCTCTTCGTTCAAAGATCACTAG cAATGGAGTGCGGGTCATTGCCTAAGAACGTGTGCCTGTTTGCGATTATGACGTCGGGTGAAGACGAGGATCACGTTAACAGCTGCCAGAAGTTGTGCGGCGTCGACCATCTAATTGCCGACGGAGTGTCGCCCGAAGGTTGCTTCTCCAAGGACTTCATCCGCGACATGTGCTCCCCCGCTTGCTGCGACAACTGCCGCGGAGTCGTCGCTCTTTTCGCCAAGGTCGCCGAACATCAAg GCCAACATTTGCCTCAGTTGTGCGAGAAGCACGCTGGCCATCCCCACGCCCACCGCGCCGTTTATGAAGTTTCGAGCAGTGATGACGGTGTTGCCGCTACTCCGGCTGCTGCTCCCCAGGCCGCTGATGCTCCGATGGCTGATGCCCCCGCAACTGCGTTTGACGACGACTATGCATGA